One genomic segment of Intestinimonas butyriciproducens includes these proteins:
- a CDS encoding AraC family transcriptional regulator, protein MHIPPSLYSAMRFNFLYVDRYVFHKGWVYPETYVPYCMLRYILKGSAVFTINGVEYQVHENQVAYIPDSCMLECHALGDDFEFISIRFTVTVRLNDNDFLAEFFHIPPVTENAEQAVLSYFQEVHCNATSRNSSRLFRIRGNLELILAWLVEQTPEAVLEESEGHEADFSIESIRHREARSSAIKQDPRIQVVVDYFIAHPTEPFDTKFLSDMAQMSPSSLRRHFKEHTGKSPGDFVKELRMVTAARRLLVTNDRVSTIAYELGFDDQNYFARMFKSVFGVSPNQYRKASRE, encoded by the coding sequence ATGCATATACCACCGTCGTTATATTCCGCCATGCGCTTTAACTTTTTGTATGTCGACCGATACGTGTTCCACAAGGGATGGGTTTACCCTGAGACCTACGTTCCCTACTGCATGCTGCGCTACATTCTGAAAGGGAGTGCCGTGTTTACCATCAACGGAGTGGAATACCAGGTCCACGAAAACCAGGTGGCGTATATTCCGGATAGCTGTATGCTGGAGTGCCATGCACTGGGGGATGATTTTGAGTTCATCAGCATTCGCTTTACCGTTACCGTGCGCCTTAACGACAACGATTTCCTGGCGGAGTTTTTCCATATCCCGCCGGTCACCGAAAACGCCGAGCAAGCGGTCCTTTCCTATTTTCAGGAGGTCCACTGCAACGCAACCAGCAGAAACTCCAGCCGTCTGTTCCGCATCAGGGGGAACTTGGAGCTTATCCTGGCCTGGCTGGTAGAGCAGACCCCGGAGGCCGTGTTGGAGGAGAGCGAAGGTCATGAAGCCGACTTTTCTATTGAAAGTATCCGGCATCGGGAGGCACGGTCCTCTGCCATCAAACAGGACCCGCGCATCCAAGTGGTGGTGGACTACTTTATCGCCCATCCCACGGAGCCCTTTGATACCAAATTTCTGAGCGACATGGCCCAGATGAGCCCCAGTTCCCTCCGGCGCCATTTCAAAGAGCACACGGGCAAATCGCCGGGTGATTTTGTCAAAGAACTGCGGATGGTGACGGCGGCCCGCCGCCTGCTGGTGACGAATGACCGGGTCTCCACCATTGCATACGAGCTGGGCTTTGACGACCAGAACTATTTTGCCCGCATGTTCAAATCGGTGTTCGGTGTCTCACCCAACCAATACAGAAAGGCATCCCGGGAGTAA
- a CDS encoding acetylxylan esterase, with the protein MDKLSRMRREAESAYPSPGEVDAWAEGLLIGSEKVAVEGAVLDDMPIRVPFGNSPNTLVNRYVKFTASDGRRPFYGYWQPALNTPAPLLINLPGYGGSITMHPQIADLGYHILHVSPLGYVTPEKTRDELALPDGNWPVLPNTAAGIPGGYGDWLSDCLLAIRWAQARPEVLPRRLSLFGTSQGGGGSLLLASILGPERVRCVCADLPFLTDFPGSGLEGDAYSLLQPIYEAVPAADFWRRLGYVDTVSHAHRLTMPVLLSAGGEDATCPPRTVERLFQSLSGTRQYTYLEHQEHTHSRSSMYLFSAWLRLYA; encoded by the coding sequence ATGGATAAATTGTCGAGGATGCGCCGGGAGGCGGAATCCGCCTACCCGTCACCCGGCGAGGTGGACGCCTGGGCGGAAGGACTTCTCATAGGAAGCGAAAAGGTAGCGGTGGAGGGGGCGGTGCTGGATGATATGCCTATCCGCGTCCCCTTTGGCAACAGCCCGAATACTTTGGTGAACCGCTATGTGAAATTTACTGCCAGCGACGGGCGGAGGCCTTTTTATGGCTATTGGCAGCCGGCGCTGAACACACCAGCTCCACTTCTCATCAACCTGCCGGGGTACGGCGGTTCCATTACCATGCACCCCCAGATAGCCGACTTAGGCTATCACATCCTGCACGTCTCGCCACTCGGGTATGTGACCCCAGAAAAGACAAGAGATGAGCTGGCGCTCCCGGACGGAAACTGGCCGGTCTTGCCCAACACTGCCGCCGGGATACCGGGCGGCTACGGGGACTGGCTTTCCGACTGCTTGCTGGCCATCCGCTGGGCCCAGGCCCGGCCGGAGGTTCTGCCACGGCGCCTGTCTCTGTTCGGCACCAGTCAGGGGGGCGGGGGCTCACTGCTCCTGGCGTCTATCCTAGGGCCTGAAAGGGTGCGCTGCGTCTGTGCGGATCTCCCGTTTCTAACCGACTTTCCGGGTTCCGGCTTGGAGGGCGACGCCTATTCCCTGCTTCAGCCAATTTATGAGGCTGTCCCGGCGGCTGACTTTTGGAGGAGGCTGGGGTATGTGGATACCGTGAGCCATGCCCATCGGCTGACGATGCCGGTACTGCTCTCCGCCGGCGGTGAGGATGCGACCTGTCCGCCCCGCACCGTTGAACGGCTGTTCCAAAGCCTTTCTGGCACGAGGCAGTATACCTATCTCGAGCACCAGGAACACACCCATTCCCGGTCCAGCATGTACCTCTTTTCCGCTTGGCTGCGGTTATACGCATAA
- a CDS encoding N-acetylmannosamine-6-phosphate 2-epimerase, producing MKLGNEETLQRIKGGLIVSCQALPEEPLHSSFIMGRMALAASQAGAVGIRANTVADIKEIRNMVDLPIIGIIKKVYDDCPDVYITPTIAEVDALTACGVEIIATDATRRGRPGGETIETFFPKVRAKFPDQLFMADCSNVEEGMEAAALGFDLIGTTMASYTPYTRGCPLPPFDMIEYLVKNCGKPVVAEGNIITPEHLRHAMDLGVLTAVVGSAITRPLEITKRFVAVLK from the coding sequence ATGAAACTCGGCAATGAAGAGACGCTTCAGAGGATCAAGGGCGGGCTTATCGTTTCCTGCCAGGCGCTGCCGGAGGAGCCGCTCCACAGCTCATTTATCATGGGGCGTATGGCACTGGCGGCTTCTCAGGCAGGAGCCGTGGGAATCCGGGCTAATACCGTTGCGGATATTAAGGAAATTCGCAACATGGTGGACCTTCCCATCATCGGAATTATAAAAAAAGTCTATGACGACTGTCCGGATGTCTATATCACCCCCACTATAGCGGAGGTGGATGCCCTGACGGCCTGCGGCGTGGAGATCATCGCCACAGACGCCACACGCAGGGGCAGACCAGGCGGTGAGACCATCGAGACCTTCTTTCCCAAAGTCAGGGCCAAGTTCCCGGATCAGCTCTTTATGGCGGATTGCTCCAACGTGGAGGAGGGTATGGAGGCCGCCGCGCTGGGCTTCGACCTCATTGGCACCACCATGGCCAGCTATACCCCTTACACCAGGGGCTGCCCGCTGCCTCCCTTTGATATGATCGAATATCTGGTCAAAAATTGTGGAAAGCCCGTGGTGGCCGAGGGCAATATCATTACGCCCGAACATCTGCGCCATGCCATGGATCTGGGTGTCCTGACGGCAGTAGTGGGCAGTGCTATCACCCGCCCTCTGGAGATCACAAAGCGTTTTGTGGCCGTACTGAAATGA
- a CDS encoding ROK family protein has translation MSGRYRIAALDIGGTKIKACLFEGEVPTQTVEGDTLARKGGAPAVLERAAALLRPLLPFDFIGVSTAGQVDPGTGVIRYANENLPGYTGMDVKGFFEARFHVPAVILNDVCAAALGEGAYGAAQGVRDYLCITYGTGIGGGVVLDGRLYYGSGPSAGGMLGGLILHPEDMDPRDPFAGTYERYASATALCLAASRLDPSLTSGRAVFQRMKDPSVRAVVDAWLDQAAAGIVSLIHVYNVPRVVLGGGVMEQPYAIQGVQARTKALLIPGFHGVQVVGAKLGNMAGLYGAAYQVLQTGLGEGCYDL, from the coding sequence ATGAGTGGCAGATATCGAATTGCCGCGTTAGACATTGGCGGCACAAAAATCAAGGCCTGCCTTTTTGAGGGGGAGGTCCCCACTCAGACGGTCGAAGGGGATACCTTAGCCCGCAAGGGCGGTGCCCCCGCTGTCCTGGAACGTGCTGCAGCTCTGCTGCGCCCATTGCTGCCCTTTGACTTCATCGGCGTCAGCACGGCCGGACAAGTGGACCCAGGTACCGGGGTCATCCGATACGCCAATGAAAACCTGCCTGGCTATACCGGCATGGATGTAAAGGGATTCTTTGAGGCGCGGTTCCATGTCCCCGCCGTCATCCTCAACGATGTCTGCGCGGCGGCGCTCGGAGAGGGGGCCTATGGCGCCGCCCAAGGTGTACGGGACTATCTCTGTATCACCTACGGCACCGGAATCGGCGGCGGCGTGGTTCTGGATGGCCGTCTCTACTACGGGTCCGGCCCCTCTGCCGGGGGAATGCTGGGCGGCCTGATCCTGCACCCCGAGGATATGGACCCCCGGGACCCTTTCGCCGGTACTTATGAGCGGTATGCCTCTGCGACGGCCCTCTGTTTGGCCGCCAGCCGTTTGGACCCCTCTTTGACGAGTGGACGGGCCGTCTTCCAACGCATGAAGGACCCCTCTGTCCGGGCTGTCGTTGACGCCTGGCTCGACCAGGCGGCGGCCGGAATCGTCAGTCTGATCCATGTGTACAATGTCCCCCGTGTGGTTCTAGGCGGCGGGGTCATGGAGCAGCCCTACGCCATCCAAGGCGTCCAGGCCCGGACGAAGGCGCTTCTGATCCCCGGATTCCACGGCGTCCAAGTGGTAGGCGCCAAGCTTGGAAATATGGCCGGTCTGTATGGCGCGGCATATCAAGTGCTTCAGACCGGGTTAGGAGAAGGCTGCTATGATTTATGA
- a CDS encoding YhcH/YjgK/YiaL family protein, translating into MIYDKLSEIARYRGLSENLDMGIRFLQSTDLFSLPMGRTEILGSDVYCNRFNYTTVPISQSSLMEAHERYLDIHIVLSGLEQVMVAPIETLTEVEIRADEDSIMYRGAPEYTFTLEPGRFLLVYPGEGHLPKLAPKAPEDVDKLVLKIAF; encoded by the coding sequence ATGATTTATGATAAGCTCTCTGAGATAGCCCGTTATCGTGGGCTGTCGGAAAATCTGGATATGGGGATCCGCTTTCTCCAGTCTACCGACCTTTTTTCCCTGCCCATGGGGCGGACTGAAATCTTGGGCAGCGACGTGTACTGCAATCGCTTTAACTACACCACTGTCCCCATCTCCCAGTCATCCCTCATGGAAGCCCATGAGCGTTACCTGGATATCCACATCGTTCTGTCTGGGCTTGAACAGGTAATGGTGGCCCCGATAGAGACGCTGACGGAGGTGGAGATCCGTGCTGATGAGGATTCCATTATGTACCGTGGAGCGCCAGAGTACACGTTCACCCTGGAGCCGGGACGGTTCCTTCTTGTCTACCCCGGTGAAGGTCACCTGCCGAAGCTTGCGCCCAAGGCCCCGGAGGACGTTGACAAGCTGGTCCTGAAAATCGCCTTTTAA
- a CDS encoding dihydrodipicolinate synthase family protein codes for MELKKYLGVIPAFYACYDDAGNISPERTRALARYLLGKGVKGLYVGGSSGECIYQSVQERKVILENVMAEVGGKLTVIAHVACNNTLDSQELARHAESLKVDAIAAIPPIYFHLPPYGIAEYWNDISAAAPNTDFIIYNIPQLAGVALTPALLAEMQKNPRVIGVKNSSMPTQDIQMWKDQGGPDFVVMNGPDEQFVSGLAMGATGGIGGTFAVMPELFLKVWGLFYAGKVAEAAAVQNDICRIIYKMCSAHGNLYAVVKAILKKHGCDIGSVRKPLPALIDSDLTVVDEASAMIDAAIAK; via the coding sequence ATGGAGCTCAAAAAATATCTGGGTGTCATCCCTGCGTTCTACGCATGCTATGATGATGCAGGCAATATTTCCCCCGAACGCACCCGCGCCCTTGCCCGGTACCTGCTGGGCAAGGGGGTCAAGGGCCTCTATGTAGGCGGCTCCTCCGGCGAGTGCATCTACCAGTCCGTCCAAGAGCGGAAGGTCATCTTGGAGAATGTGATGGCCGAGGTGGGGGGCAAGCTCACCGTCATCGCCCATGTGGCCTGCAACAACACTCTTGATTCCCAGGAGTTGGCCCGCCACGCTGAGAGCTTGAAGGTGGACGCCATCGCGGCTATCCCGCCCATCTACTTCCATCTGCCCCCTTATGGCATTGCGGAATACTGGAACGATATCTCCGCCGCCGCCCCCAACACCGACTTCATCATCTACAACATCCCCCAGCTGGCGGGGGTGGCCCTCACCCCGGCACTGCTGGCCGAGATGCAGAAGAACCCCAGAGTCATCGGCGTGAAGAACTCCTCCATGCCCACCCAAGATATCCAGATGTGGAAGGACCAGGGCGGCCCAGACTTCGTGGTGATGAACGGCCCCGACGAACAGTTTGTCTCCGGTCTGGCCATGGGCGCCACCGGAGGGATCGGCGGCACCTTCGCCGTCATGCCGGAGCTGTTCCTGAAGGTATGGGGCCTGTTCTACGCCGGAAAGGTGGCAGAGGCAGCCGCCGTCCAGAATGACATCTGCCGCATCATCTACAAAATGTGTTCCGCCCATGGCAATCTGTACGCTGTGGTGAAGGCCATCCTGAAGAAGCACGGCTGCGATATCGGTTCTGTCCGCAAGCCCTTGCCCGCTCTTATCGACAGTGATTTGACTGTGGTGGACGAGGCTTCCGCCATGATCGACGCCGCCATTGCAAAATAG
- the nagB gene encoding glucosamine-6-phosphate deaminase, which yields MRIYQESDYEAMSRRAANLISAEVIRNPACVLGLATGSTPVGTYKQLAVWSQKGDFSFKEVTTVNLDEYKGLAPTHDQSYRYFMQANFFDHIDIDAAKTHIPDGLAADPGAECARYDELIRSLGYADLQLLGLGHNGHIGFNEPCDNFVKATHVIDLAESTIAANARFFSSADDVPRQALTMGIGCIMAARRVLLIASGADKADAVYNAFCGPITPFCPASILQLHNDMVLVGDKAALSKLVAAGVPVYE from the coding sequence ATGCGAATCTATCAGGAGTCGGACTACGAGGCCATGAGCCGTCGCGCCGCCAACCTCATTTCCGCAGAGGTCATCCGTAATCCCGCCTGTGTGCTGGGTCTGGCCACCGGCTCCACCCCCGTGGGGACCTACAAGCAGTTGGCCGTCTGGAGCCAGAAGGGCGACTTCAGCTTCAAGGAAGTTACCACTGTGAACCTGGACGAATACAAGGGCCTGGCACCCACCCATGACCAAAGCTACCGCTACTTCATGCAGGCCAACTTCTTCGACCACATCGATATCGACGCGGCCAAGACCCATATACCCGACGGTCTGGCCGCCGACCCCGGTGCCGAGTGTGCCCGGTATGACGAGCTAATCCGCTCCCTGGGCTACGCGGACCTGCAGCTGCTGGGCCTGGGTCATAACGGTCACATCGGTTTCAATGAGCCCTGCGACAACTTTGTGAAGGCGACCCACGTGATAGACCTGGCCGAAAGTACCATCGCCGCCAACGCCCGTTTCTTCTCCTCTGCCGACGATGTGCCCCGCCAGGCGCTCACCATGGGCATAGGCTGCATTATGGCCGCCCGCCGGGTGCTGCTGATCGCCAGCGGCGCCGACAAAGCCGACGCGGTGTACAATGCCTTCTGCGGTCCCATCACCCCTTTCTGCCCCGCTTCTATTCTTCAGCTCCACAACGACATGGTACTGGTGGGCGACAAAGCAGCCCTCAGCAAGCTGGTCGCCGCAGGGGTGCCTGTGTACGAATAG